In a genomic window of Drosophila takahashii strain IR98-3 E-12201 chromosome 3L, DtakHiC1v2, whole genome shotgun sequence:
- the skl gene encoding uncharacterized protein skl: MAIPFFEEEHVSKSEPSGDQVDSPMAFSIDPGHDQVDFEGPPSAAEDVPQPGATSEPASPPSAEEQLLAWKILAITMCKVLKQFYLQHKATGKSSKLKATVQIQPQAQ; this comes from the coding sequence ATGGCCATTCCATTTTTCGAGGAAGAGCACGTCTCAAAGTCCGAACCGAGTGGCGATCAAGTGGATAGTCCTATGGCTTTCTCCATAGATCCTGGACATGATCAAGTGGACTTCGAAGGACCTCCGTCCGCAGCGGAGGACGTTCCCCAACCAGGAGCAACAAGTGAGCCAGCTTCGCCTCCGAGCGCCGAGGAGCAACTGTTGGCCTGGAAAATCCTGGCCATCACAATGTGCAAGGTCCTGAAGCAATTTTACCTACAACACAAGGCAACAGGAAAATCCAGCAAACTAAAGGCCACCGTTCAAATTCAACCGCAGGCGCAgtaa